From Shewanella yunxiaonensis, the proteins below share one genomic window:
- a CDS encoding phosphopentomutase, with the protein MKRCIILMLDSFGIGASADADKFGDVGANTFGHIAELCANGQADIARQGPLSLPNLAGLGLAQAAKESTGKMPAGFSDTVVVRGAYGHAAELSSGKDTPSGHWEMAGVPVLFDWGYFSDKQQSFPAVLTDKILARAGLSGFLGNCHASGTVILDELGEQHMQTGLPIFYTSADSVFQIACHEQTFGLDNLYHLCEIAREELEPYNIGRVIARPFVGNAKGAFNRTGNRRDYAVEPPAATVLDKLKDAGGSVISVGKIADIYAHCGITDKVKASGLEALFDATLAQVKCATDNTIVFTNFVDFDSQYGHRRDVAGYARALEYFDWRLPELLALLQPDDLLLLTADHGCDPTWRGTDHTREHVPVLALGAGLRPGSLGRRNSFADIGQSIACYFGLTPMAYGESFLP; encoded by the coding sequence ATGAAACGCTGTATTATTTTAATGCTGGATTCTTTTGGCATCGGGGCAAGTGCCGACGCCGATAAATTCGGCGATGTGGGGGCCAACACCTTTGGGCACATTGCCGAGTTGTGTGCCAACGGCCAGGCGGATATTGCGCGACAAGGACCACTGTCACTGCCCAATTTGGCGGGCTTAGGTCTGGCGCAAGCAGCTAAAGAGAGTACTGGCAAGATGCCAGCCGGGTTCAGCGATACTGTCGTTGTGCGCGGTGCTTATGGGCATGCAGCAGAGCTGAGTTCTGGCAAAGATACTCCTAGTGGTCATTGGGAAATGGCCGGTGTGCCGGTGTTGTTTGATTGGGGCTATTTCAGCGATAAACAGCAATCATTTCCAGCGGTGCTCACCGATAAGATCCTCGCCCGCGCGGGTCTCAGTGGCTTCCTGGGGAATTGTCATGCATCCGGTACCGTCATTCTTGATGAGCTCGGTGAGCAGCATATGCAAACGGGTTTGCCAATTTTTTATACTTCGGCAGATTCTGTGTTTCAGATTGCTTGTCATGAGCAGACTTTCGGACTGGATAACTTATACCACTTGTGTGAGATCGCCCGTGAAGAGCTGGAACCGTATAACATCGGACGGGTGATTGCTCGGCCGTTTGTTGGCAATGCAAAAGGCGCGTTCAATCGCACTGGCAATCGCCGCGATTACGCCGTTGAACCACCCGCCGCTACCGTGTTGGATAAGTTGAAAGACGCCGGTGGTAGTGTGATTAGTGTGGGTAAAATTGCCGATATTTATGCCCATTGTGGCATCACTGACAAAGTGAAAGCCTCTGGACTGGAAGCGCTATTCGACGCCACATTGGCACAGGTAAAATGCGCCACTGACAACACCATAGTGTTTACCAATTTTGTCGATTTTGATTCCCAATACGGCCATCGTCGTGACGTCGCGGGCTATGCCCGTGCGCTGGAATATTTTGACTGGCGACTGCCAGAGTTACTGGCGTTGTTGCAACCGGACGATCTGCTGTTGCTGACGGCGGATCATGGTTGCGATCCCACCTGGCGGGGCACTGATCACACCCGTGAACATGTGCCCGTGCTGGCGTTGGGTGCCGGATTGCGTCCCGGATCGCTGGGGCGCCGTAACAGTTTTGCTGATATCGGGCAGAGCATTGCCTGTTATTTTGGGCTGACGCCTATGGCTTATGGTGAATCTTTTCTGCCGTAA